In the Leptospiraceae bacterium genome, one interval contains:
- a CDS encoding FecR domain-containing protein yields MKKILIFLTLALLVSFCSSKKETGLTEVMDSKPNPQSVRVAWIMGDAFILRLDKEIKPELGMELTERDEILTKKSGSIEIMISDKGAIKVSKNTRISISSILLSEGKGETNVHVNYGKIVTVLKKEKKDESFNITTPTAIAGVRGTTFLTIVEAPEKEILKNEKNPCGKKGCDTKFAVIEGSISVKKSNEKEELILDRNTEITVSKEKKLTNQMIKTLNKESLNDLKSMIVFHKNSLMGFSKLVEELKEGSEELRKLESSGSVEEAMQKLSKKESSNSSDEIRKTAEKIDEGKYIKKDIDKDRLKLDSNKTY; encoded by the coding sequence ATGAAAAAGATTCTTATTTTTTTAACTTTGGCACTATTGGTAAGTTTTTGCAGTTCCAAAAAAGAAACCGGCTTAACAGAAGTTATGGATTCCAAACCCAACCCTCAATCAGTTCGAGTAGCATGGATTATGGGAGATGCTTTTATTTTAAGATTGGATAAGGAAATCAAACCTGAGCTTGGGATGGAGCTTACAGAAAGAGATGAGATTCTTACTAAAAAGAGCGGCAGCATAGAAATCATGATCTCCGACAAAGGAGCAATCAAAGTTTCAAAAAATACAAGAATTTCCATCAGCAGTATTTTGTTGTCAGAAGGCAAGGGTGAAACCAACGTCCATGTAAATTACGGAAAGATTGTAACCGTATTAAAGAAAGAAAAGAAAGACGAGTCCTTCAACATAACTACACCGACTGCAATAGCTGGGGTAAGAGGAACTACATTTCTCACTATCGTAGAAGCTCCTGAAAAAGAAATATTGAAAAATGAAAAAAATCCTTGCGGCAAAAAAGGCTGTGATACAAAATTTGCAGTAATCGAAGGCTCAATCAGTGTAAAAAAATCCAACGAAAAAGAAGAATTGATTTTAGACAGAAATACAGAGATTACTGTATCCAAAGAAAAAAAACTAACCAATCAGATGATCAAGACTCTGAACAAAGAATCTTTAAACGATTTGAAGAGTATGATTGTATTCCATAAAAATAGTTTGATGGGGTTTTCCAAATTAGTTGAAGAGTTAAAAGAAGGTAGTGAAGAGTTGAGAAAATTAGAGTCATCAGGCTCTGTCGAAGAAGCTATGCAAAAGCTATCGAAGAAAGAGTCTTCCAATTCGTCGGATGAAATCAGAAAAACTGCCGAAAAAATAGACGAAGGAAAATACATTAAAAAAGATATAGATAAGGATAGGTTAAAATTGGATTCCAACAAAACATATTAA
- a CDS encoding sulfatase-like hydrolase/transferase, whose protein sequence is MYFSTIFSASILSLVVLSIDFIFRFSRIQKFSSENLVFYSISVFLSFLFWVIRIDILFYLNRLKKPLYFLVLGSFSLFYSFLIIGSYSYFQFSKILPNYFSISYIFQEPKNSFTLVRDSTNFFGLGLIVLFAILLFLFLNFIIDQKKKVSNWKFLVAIVLFFVLFPFLVHNTRYRDQVYIADTNGYSFIVKILYNELTGDKLGSAGLQSRTPYTLGDTQDLAPKYNVLLIVAESLRRKSMGLYGYDRNTTPNLNKFRLSNPNNFFLFQKAYSNATSTLISFPSILTGVLPNEPTTKTHNSPIFWEFGKAKGYSTFYITSHDLKWNNLNGYFANAGIDYLWSRDSYPGLLFNDLGIDDRETFKELKHHLSKLKNTNKNFFGVFHLNTNHFPYYHPDEFEVWKKGKPYDYYDNSVLFMDSIMGEFLKYLKSSGLDKNTIVIFTSDHGESVGEHGYFGHIESNYIETISIPLFFYIPSQIQKTLKLPRKDLTQNLENNVMNGDIIPTVIELLNRKTKNSWNKNNLRLEGMDLFGNIPDDRELFIVNNNEISLYKVGFSQIKKNWHYIYNYLGYPEYEELYDLSNDPGELKNIWNIGSNEFKTNTTNSFQKCQICMNVRGDRDKMKL, encoded by the coding sequence ATGTATTTTTCAACAATTTTTTCGGCATCCATTCTTTCCTTGGTGGTGCTTTCAATTGACTTTATATTTCGATTTTCCAGAATTCAGAAATTTTCCTCCGAAAACCTAGTGTTTTATTCCATATCAGTATTTTTGTCCTTCTTATTTTGGGTAATAAGGATAGATATTTTATTCTATTTGAATCGGTTGAAAAAGCCTCTCTATTTTTTGGTGCTTGGCTCCTTTTCACTGTTTTATTCATTTTTGATTATAGGAAGCTATTCTTATTTTCAGTTTTCAAAAATTTTACCCAATTACTTTTCTATTTCCTATATTTTTCAAGAGCCGAAAAACAGTTTTACCTTAGTGCGGGATAGTACCAATTTTTTTGGGTTGGGTCTTATTGTATTATTTGCAATCTTACTCTTTCTTTTCTTAAATTTTATTATTGACCAGAAAAAAAAAGTTTCCAATTGGAAATTTTTAGTTGCAATAGTTCTTTTTTTTGTTCTATTTCCCTTTTTAGTCCATAACACAAGGTATAGAGACCAAGTATATATCGCAGATACAAACGGATATTCATTTATTGTAAAAATTTTGTACAATGAATTAACCGGAGACAAACTTGGTTCAGCAGGTCTTCAATCCAGAACTCCTTATACGTTAGGTGATACCCAAGATCTTGCGCCAAAATACAATGTACTGCTTATCGTGGCAGAAAGTCTTAGAAGAAAAAGTATGGGATTGTATGGATACGATAGAAATACTACTCCAAACCTAAATAAATTTCGTTTATCGAATCCGAATAATTTTTTTCTATTTCAGAAAGCCTATTCCAATGCGACAAGCACATTGATTTCATTTCCGTCCATTCTTACAGGGGTGTTGCCAAATGAGCCTACTACGAAGACTCACAACTCTCCGATATTTTGGGAATTTGGAAAAGCAAAAGGGTATTCTACTTTTTATATCACATCACACGATTTAAAGTGGAACAATCTAAACGGGTATTTTGCAAATGCGGGAATTGATTATCTTTGGAGTAGAGACTCTTATCCGGGATTGTTGTTCAATGATTTAGGGATTGATGATAGAGAAACTTTCAAAGAATTGAAACACCATCTTAGCAAATTAAAAAATACTAATAAAAATTTTTTTGGAGTTTTTCATCTAAATACAAATCATTTTCCCTATTACCACCCCGATGAATTTGAAGTTTGGAAAAAAGGAAAACCTTACGACTACTACGACAACTCTGTTTTATTCATGGATAGCATAATGGGAGAATTTTTAAAATATTTAAAGTCTTCCGGTTTAGATAAAAATACAATTGTAATTTTTACGTCCGATCACGGAGAATCAGTCGGTGAGCACGGATATTTTGGACATATTGAATCTAACTATATTGAAACTATTTCTATTCCGCTATTTTTTTATATTCCTTCCCAAATTCAAAAAACTTTAAAATTACCAAGAAAAGATCTAACTCAAAATTTAGAAAATAATGTTATGAATGGAGATATTATTCCTACCGTCATAGAGCTATTAAATAGAAAAACTAAAAATAGTTGGAATAAAAATAATTTGAGACTGGAAGGCATGGACTTATTTGGAAATATTCCAGATGACCGAGAATTGTTTATTGTAAACAATAACGAAATTTCTTTATACAAAGTCGGATTCAGTCAAATCAAAAAGAACTGGCACTATATCTACAATTATCTTGGGTACCCTGAGTATGAAGAGCTTTACGATTTGAGTAATGACCCGGGCGAATTAAAAAATATTTGGAACATTGGCTCCAATGAATTCAAAACAAACACAACGAATAGTTTTCAAAAATGTCAAATTTGTATGAATGTTCGAGGTGACAGAGATAAAATGAAATTATGA
- a CDS encoding protein-L-isoaspartate(D-aspartate) O-methyltransferase: protein MLIGLILQGGCKVTDPYYKEREKMIKYQMEWRGIKDARVLEAIRKVPRHVFIPSSHSSLSYQDSPVPIGFGQTISQPYMVAYMTELLNLQGIEKVLEIGTGCGYQTAILAELSKVVFSIEIVKELCEISKKNLEILNYKNIGLRCGDGYFGWKEESPFDVILVTAAPKKIPEALKEQLKIGGILVIPVGKEEQYLYVYKKTKAGFLEENKFRVVFVPMTGKIQD from the coding sequence ATGCTAATTGGACTCATTTTACAAGGAGGGTGCAAAGTGACTGACCCCTACTATAAAGAAAGAGAAAAAATGATAAAGTATCAAATGGAATGGAGGGGGATTAAGGATGCGAGAGTCTTAGAGGCGATAAGAAAAGTTCCAAGGCATGTTTTTATTCCCAGCTCACATAGTTCTCTTTCATACCAGGATAGTCCAGTTCCAATAGGTTTTGGTCAAACTATTTCTCAACCCTATATGGTGGCTTATATGACAGAGCTTCTGAATTTGCAAGGGATTGAAAAAGTTTTAGAAATTGGCACTGGTTGTGGTTATCAAACTGCAATTTTAGCTGAGCTTTCAAAAGTAGTTTTTTCTATAGAAATTGTAAAAGAGCTTTGTGAAATTTCTAAAAAAAATCTGGAGATTTTAAATTATAAAAATATTGGTTTAAGGTGCGGGGATGGATATTTTGGTTGGAAAGAAGAGTCTCCCTTTGATGTAATCCTAGTAACCGCAGCACCCAAAAAAATTCCCGAAGCATTAAAAGAGCAATTAAAAATAGGCGGGATCTTAGTCATACCTGTTGGCAAAGAAGAGCAATACCTATATGTTTACAAAAAAACAAAAGCCGGCTTTCTAGAAGAAAATAAATTTAGAGTGGTTTTTGTTCCCATGACAGGAAAGATTCAAGATTAG
- a CDS encoding YkgJ family cysteine cluster protein — MDKYSKGDTPLVFPKFPNEDKMTETEICLACHGCCNYVSVEIEFPKNKETLDHYTWYLHHKNVQIYIDNDNAWNLLFITPCVQLQPNGMCSIYETRPNLCREYSAKSCSRTGKDHKFLFETPDAMLDYLKELKEKKKKAKKK; from the coding sequence ATGGATAAATATTCCAAAGGCGATACTCCCTTAGTATTTCCAAAATTTCCGAATGAAGACAAAATGACAGAGACAGAAATTTGCCTTGCCTGTCATGGTTGCTGCAATTATGTTTCTGTGGAGATTGAATTTCCAAAAAATAAAGAAACTTTAGATCACTACACTTGGTATTTGCACCACAAAAATGTACAAATATATATTGATAACGATAATGCTTGGAATTTATTGTTCATCACTCCCTGTGTTCAGCTTCAACCCAATGGAATGTGCAGCATTTATGAGACAAGACCCAACCTATGTAGAGAGTATTCTGCAAAGTCTTGCTCCAGAACAGGCAAGGATCATAAATTTTTATTTGAAACTCCTGATGCTATGTTGGATTATTTAAAAGAGCTAAAGGAAAAGAAAAAGAAAGCTAAAAAGAAATAG
- a CDS encoding DUF4340 domain-containing protein, whose amino-acid sequence MKKIFIAVVVFTFLLVLFLFVDEDRENLKEEILWKESPDKIVFSPPRSKKIFEKMQDSELIFMRYANWFQDTAFFTVESDDKESEKRILYECNYQCKNLFMELSVLKILSAAFAEDGYRKNLSISFENSPAISLSKNNKVLKEFYLGNESRDKSRRFFETGGKIYSTHSYIFNKFLENPIGFRELNVFPLGISKIKKIELISEEKKVQLVVNPVIENNSERNSYIRLSQKKILLDPALGDLLFTGLRDLKVDRYPDSLNGEGFLVAEELIKTKETKEIQISLSNNIQISLKVFPVTNIKEVKLRPVVRKIQNITESASYISDEFMKNIENTFDNISTAEVYVKALPKK is encoded by the coding sequence ATGAAAAAAATATTTATCGCGGTTGTAGTATTTACTTTCCTATTAGTTTTATTTCTTTTTGTAGATGAAGATCGGGAAAACCTAAAAGAAGAAATTTTGTGGAAAGAGAGCCCTGACAAAATTGTATTTAGTCCTCCAAGATCCAAAAAGATTTTTGAAAAAATGCAGGACTCAGAATTGATTTTTATGCGTTATGCGAATTGGTTTCAAGATACTGCTTTTTTTACTGTAGAATCTGACGACAAAGAATCCGAGAAGCGAATCTTGTATGAGTGCAACTATCAATGCAAGAATCTTTTTATGGAACTGTCGGTCTTAAAAATTTTATCTGCTGCGTTCGCCGAGGACGGGTACAGAAAAAATCTTAGTATTAGTTTTGAAAATTCTCCCGCAATCTCTCTATCGAAAAATAATAAAGTTTTGAAAGAGTTTTATTTAGGAAATGAATCCCGAGATAAATCAAGAAGATTTTTTGAGACAGGTGGAAAAATCTATTCTACACACTCTTACATATTCAATAAATTTTTGGAGAATCCGATTGGCTTTAGAGAGCTAAACGTATTTCCTTTAGGCATTTCTAAAATAAAAAAAATCGAGTTGATCTCAGAAGAAAAAAAAGTTCAATTGGTGGTAAACCCTGTAATAGAAAATAATTCTGAAAGAAATTCTTACATTCGATTGTCTCAAAAAAAGATTTTATTAGACCCTGCTTTGGGGGATTTATTATTTACAGGATTAAGAGACTTGAAAGTAGATCGCTATCCAGATAGTTTGAATGGAGAAGGATTTTTAGTCGCAGAAGAATTAATCAAAACAAAAGAAACCAAGGAAATTCAAATTTCCCTTTCAAACAATATCCAGATTTCATTGAAAGTTTTTCCGGTGACGAATATAAAAGAGGTAAAACTAAGACCTGTTGTTCGCAAGATTCAAAACATTACAGAGTCGGCGAGCTATATTTCAGATGAATTTATGAAAAATATTGAAAATACCTTTGATAATATTTCGACTGCAGAAGTTTATGTAAAAGCCCTCCCTAAAAAATAG
- a CDS encoding Gldg family protein, producing MDFFKKENLLPFVSLASLLLFFVFDSVITKSTIRGIWIFFSFILISSDFFYSYLTKKSTPREVRNQKLLLYSLGISAFLLYHLRMFLDFPLAPGVSEETTIYPKLRNFLLAAIVILSFSFFIYTILLENVRKSMQSSNALSIRKYGLLQSSVMNISLALTILIGVNYIASLKNFNIDLTSIGKYSFSTTSRNILKGLKKEVQIFAFYPRPLESSGPENTFALSVIRPDIEIILDELRSLSPYVSVKFINADVETDLLGNIGQASNGTILFRTQKDSFIGKNIFAEQRILVQDSSDLEGIERKIIQAILNISTSEKTIYMTTSNGERFSTGFQSIPNEQVNKFISGLNFFNFKVKPLGFEEKWPGEIPKDADAIVIIGPSIPFSKEARDTIWKYVTEKRGSLFISIDPLGSENFDWILERANLTFKKEILSQGNGRFGILIAKNFGSHPIETVLEKKNLGIVYPYSGYFEKKGDKPTEMESNILLESGFDTFIDSNKNGKLDGKETKNNYQLGYALQLKNKKEGENPRVIIFSGTSWLTDQYFSLNLNSNFSVNSVNWVLQREILSGIVLKKTDIEIVNLTDKEKQIVWVIGMFAFPGLIILAGLGFVILRKKTRLL from the coding sequence ATGGATTTTTTTAAAAAAGAAAACCTTCTTCCATTTGTCTCTTTAGCTTCACTTTTACTATTTTTTGTATTTGATTCCGTGATCACAAAATCTACAATTCGAGGAATTTGGATATTTTTTTCTTTTATTTTGATTTCGTCTGATTTTTTTTATTCTTACTTAACAAAGAAATCTACACCAAGGGAAGTAAGAAATCAGAAATTGCTTTTGTATTCTTTGGGAATAAGTGCATTTTTATTATACCACCTTAGAATGTTCTTGGATTTTCCTTTGGCACCCGGAGTTTCGGAAGAGACTACAATCTACCCTAAACTTAGAAATTTCTTACTCGCTGCAATTGTCATTTTGTCTTTTTCTTTTTTTATATACACCATTCTCCTTGAGAACGTTAGAAAGTCCATGCAGTCGTCTAACGCACTCTCAATCAGAAAATACGGACTTCTGCAAAGTTCTGTGATGAATATTTCACTAGCTTTAACTATTTTAATCGGTGTGAATTATATTGCTTCATTAAAAAATTTTAACATAGACTTAACCTCTATCGGAAAATATTCTTTTTCTACAACTTCTCGAAATATACTAAAAGGGTTGAAGAAGGAAGTTCAAATTTTTGCTTTTTACCCAAGACCCTTAGAGTCTTCAGGACCTGAGAATACTTTTGCGCTTAGTGTGATTCGACCTGATATTGAAATTATATTGGATGAGTTAAGATCGCTTAGTCCGTATGTTTCTGTAAAATTTATTAATGCAGATGTAGAGACTGACCTTCTCGGAAATATAGGGCAAGCTTCAAACGGAACAATTTTATTTAGGACACAAAAAGATTCTTTTATCGGAAAGAATATTTTTGCAGAGCAAAGAATTTTAGTGCAAGATTCCAGCGACTTGGAAGGTATTGAAAGAAAAATTATTCAGGCAATTCTAAATATTTCAACAAGTGAAAAAACAATTTATATGACCACGTCCAATGGCGAAAGATTCAGTACGGGATTTCAAAGCATTCCAAACGAGCAAGTCAATAAATTTATTTCTGGCTTAAATTTTTTTAATTTTAAGGTGAAGCCTCTCGGATTTGAAGAAAAATGGCCAGGCGAGATTCCGAAAGACGCTGATGCAATTGTGATCATCGGACCTTCTATTCCATTTTCCAAGGAAGCAAGAGATACTATTTGGAAATACGTAACAGAAAAAAGAGGAAGTCTTTTCATATCCATAGACCCCCTCGGCTCTGAAAATTTTGATTGGATATTGGAGAGAGCAAATTTAACTTTTAAAAAAGAAATCCTGTCTCAAGGAAACGGACGATTTGGTATTTTAATAGCAAAAAATTTTGGAAGCCATCCAATCGAAACTGTTTTGGAGAAAAAAAATTTAGGCATAGTGTATCCTTATTCAGGATACTTTGAGAAAAAGGGAGACAAACCAACTGAAATGGAATCGAATATTCTTTTGGAGTCGGGATTTGATACTTTTATTGATTCAAATAAAAATGGGAAGTTAGACGGTAAAGAAACAAAAAATAACTATCAGCTGGGTTATGCACTTCAATTAAAAAATAAAAAAGAAGGCGAAAACCCAAGGGTCATAATTTTTTCAGGAACATCATGGCTGACCGATCAATACTTTTCATTAAATTTGAATTCCAACTTTTCCGTAAACTCAGTGAATTGGGTTTTGCAAAGAGAAATTCTAAGCGGAATCGTACTCAAAAAAACTGACATAGAAATTGTAAACTTAACAGATAAAGAAAAGCAAATAGTGTGGGTGATTGGAATGTTTGCTTTTCCCGGGCTTATAATCCTCGCTGGACTCGGATTTGTAATTCTAAGAAAAAAAACAAGGTTATTATGA
- a CDS encoding ABC transporter permease subunit, which yields MNNIKWIFLKEVRLFFGTYLSPMILGGTAFLNALFVLILNFNGRSNYADATMVTFISFMSTIVVAMLILAMGSIVEEKNKGTLELLYTSPVTDSEIVIGKFLFGVFVCFIISFFINALFPLFLYSFWKAPMYLVFSGTLGVFLLGVFTYSIGIFGSVLGKNQMVSLLISIVIIMTLWVIGFFSHLFQSTTRTILFHLHIFSHFISFARGVLPFSGMVFFVSGASFFVYLTIKVLESRRWRG from the coding sequence ATGAATAATATAAAATGGATTTTTTTAAAAGAAGTAAGACTGTTTTTCGGGACTTATCTTTCTCCTATGATTTTAGGTGGCACTGCTTTTTTAAATGCGTTGTTTGTTTTGATTTTAAATTTTAACGGCAGGTCAAACTATGCAGATGCTACAATGGTAACATTTATTTCTTTTATGTCAACGATTGTAGTAGCAATGCTTATTCTTGCTATGGGAAGTATTGTAGAAGAAAAAAACAAAGGCACTCTTGAGCTTTTGTACACAAGCCCTGTAACAGATTCAGAAATCGTAATCGGAAAATTTTTATTTGGTGTGTTTGTATGTTTCATTATCTCCTTTTTTATAAATGCACTTTTTCCTTTATTCTTATATTCTTTTTGGAAAGCGCCAATGTACTTAGTTTTTTCGGGTACGTTAGGCGTTTTCCTGTTAGGAGTTTTTACATATTCCATAGGAATTTTCGGGAGCGTATTGGGCAAAAATCAGATGGTCTCTCTTTTAATTTCAATCGTGATTATTATGACATTATGGGTGATTGGATTTTTTTCTCATCTATTCCAATCTACAACCAGAACCATTCTTTTTCATCTTCATATTTTTTCGCACTTTATTAGTTTTGCGAGAGGGGTGCTTCCATTTTCGGGAATGGTATTTTTTGTTTCGGGTGCTTCATTTTTTGTATATCTGACAATCAAGGTACTCGAATCAAGAAGGTGGAGGGGTTAG
- a CDS encoding ABC transporter ATP-binding protein has translation MVKVKNITKNFGNKKAVENLSFELKSKEIVGLLGLNGSGKTTTIRILTCFLIPSEGEVEIDSLNIFDSPLEVKKKIGYLPETPPLYEDFSIQEYLEFVSQIKGISTENIPSEIERVSKKTDIFPQLNKIIGHLSLGYRKRVGIAQALLGSPSLIIMDEPISGLDPKQIIEMRSLIKNLKEDHTVLISSHILSEIYKTCDRFLFLHEGRLKGEFTFSELEKEIEKEPNNFFNLEEFFLSKL, from the coding sequence ATGGTAAAAGTCAAAAATATTACCAAAAATTTTGGAAATAAAAAAGCAGTTGAGAATCTGAGTTTTGAATTAAAGAGCAAAGAAATCGTAGGGCTTCTGGGTTTAAACGGATCAGGAAAGACTACCACGATTAGAATCTTAACTTGTTTTTTGATACCGAGCGAGGGAGAGGTAGAAATTGATTCTCTGAATATTTTTGATTCTCCTTTGGAGGTAAAAAAGAAGATCGGTTACTTGCCTGAAACGCCTCCTTTATACGAGGATTTTTCAATACAGGAATATTTAGAATTTGTATCTCAGATTAAAGGAATCTCAACAGAAAATATTCCAAGCGAAATAGAAAGAGTTTCCAAGAAGACAGATATTTTTCCTCAATTGAACAAGATTATCGGACACTTGTCTCTTGGGTATAGAAAAAGAGTCGGAATAGCACAAGCCCTACTCGGTAGCCCTTCTCTTATAATCATGGATGAACCGATTTCCGGTCTGGATCCAAAACAGATTATAGAAATGCGAAGTCTGATTAAAAATTTAAAGGAAGATCACACTGTACTTATTTCCAGTCACATACTTTCCGAGATTTACAAAACTTGTGATAGATTCTTATTTTTGCACGAAGGTAGGCTAAAGGGAGAATTTACCTTTAGTGAATTGGAAAAAGAAATTGAAAAAGAGCCAAACAATTTTTTTAATTTAGAAGAATTTTTTTTGAGTAAGTTGTAA
- a CDS encoding acyl-CoA dehydrogenase — protein MLLLNPKNPDYSDLDEKSRALLKKVIDFFENKGLKKLKHDDHERVWYQDFADFIKKEKIFSVLMTPKGYGASDSRWDSYRNCMFSEITGFYGLAYWYIWQVSMLGLGPIWMSKNEKIKNKTAKLLEEGGIFAFGLSEKEHGADLISSDMMVFPKGEGKYIANGDKYYIGNANKAALVSTFGKLDGTGDFMFFAVESSHKNYECIQNVTNSQNYVGEYALHDYPLTEDDILSKGREAWDASLATIAFCKYNLGWASIGMCTHALYESIDHAANRNIFNQHVTDFPHIQKLFVEAYSRLVSMRFFTIRSSDYMRNSSVDDRRYLLFNPMVKVKVTMQGEEVINCIWDVVAAKGFEKNMFFEMAARDIRALPKLEGTAHINMMLVTNFIQTYLFESKNYPELPKRNDFSDDSFIFNQGSTTKGLKKIQFHDYKSVYDSVDSPNLKIFKEQIEAFKYFLTDSPLDKLQSRDIDFMLSLGEAFCLIPYGQLIIENSKFEKLDKDLLDQIFEYLVKDFSKYIIQVYSKSSTTPKQMENCLKIIKKPFTDDSRFERVWKNHVFSLKDKYKMNP, from the coding sequence ATGCTATTATTAAACCCAAAAAATCCTGACTACAGCGACTTGGACGAAAAATCCAGAGCTTTATTAAAAAAAGTTATAGATTTTTTTGAGAACAAGGGCTTGAAAAAATTAAAGCACGACGATCACGAAAGGGTTTGGTATCAGGACTTTGCAGATTTTATAAAGAAAGAAAAAATATTTTCTGTGCTAATGACTCCAAAGGGTTATGGTGCGAGTGACTCCAGATGGGACTCTTACAGAAATTGTATGTTTAGCGAGATCACCGGTTTTTACGGACTTGCGTATTGGTATATTTGGCAGGTGTCCATGCTCGGGCTTGGACCTATTTGGATGAGCAAGAATGAAAAAATTAAAAATAAGACCGCAAAACTATTAGAAGAAGGTGGGATTTTTGCATTTGGCCTTTCAGAAAAAGAGCACGGAGCGGATCTGATTTCCAGTGATATGATGGTTTTTCCAAAGGGTGAAGGGAAGTATATCGCCAACGGAGACAAATACTATATCGGGAACGCAAACAAAGCTGCCTTAGTATCTACCTTTGGGAAGTTAGACGGAACAGGAGACTTTATGTTTTTTGCGGTAGAGTCTTCTCACAAGAACTACGAGTGCATTCAGAACGTAACCAATTCCCAAAACTATGTTGGTGAGTATGCTCTTCACGACTACCCGCTTACCGAAGACGATATTTTGTCTAAGGGGAGAGAGGCTTGGGATGCTTCTCTTGCGACTATAGCGTTTTGTAAGTACAACCTCGGCTGGGCTTCAATCGGAATGTGCACCCACGCTTTGTATGAATCTATCGACCACGCTGCCAATCGAAATATTTTCAATCAACACGTAACAGACTTTCCTCATATTCAAAAATTATTTGTAGAAGCCTATTCCAGACTTGTGTCTATGAGATTTTTTACTATTCGTTCATCTGACTACATGAGGAATTCTTCTGTAGACGATAGGCGATACCTGCTATTCAACCCAATGGTAAAAGTCAAGGTAACCATGCAGGGAGAGGAAGTGATTAATTGTATATGGGATGTCGTAGCTGCAAAAGGTTTTGAAAAGAATATGTTTTTTGAAATGGCAGCAAGAGATATTCGAGCACTACCTAAATTGGAAGGAACCGCTCATATCAATATGATGCTTGTTACAAATTTTATACAAACTTATCTTTTTGAGTCTAAGAATTACCCTGAACTCCCTAAAAGGAACGATTTTTCTGATGATAGTTTTATATTCAACCAAGGCTCTACCACAAAGGGACTAAAAAAAATCCAGTTCCATGATTACAAATCAGTTTATGATAGTGTAGATTCTCCAAATTTAAAAATTTTTAAAGAGCAGATTGAGGCTTTCAAATATTTTCTGACTGATTCTCCCTTGGACAAACTTCAGTCTCGGGATATTGATTTTATGCTATCACTCGGTGAGGCGTTTTGTTTGATTCCTTACGGTCAGCTCATTATTGAAAATTCTAAATTTGAAAAATTAGACAAAGATTTGTTAGATCAAATTTTTGAGTACCTTGTAAAAGATTTTTCCAAATATATTATACAAGTATATTCTAAATCGAGTACTACTCCAAAGCAAATGGAGAACTGTCTAAAAATTATTAAAAAACCATTTACGGATGATTCTAGATTTGAAAGAGTCTGGAAAAACCACGTATTCAGTTTAAAAGATAAATACAAAATGAACCCTTAA
- a CDS encoding molecular chaperone DnaJ, with the protein MNENNKAEATLFDIITEIQSISVEGKWFLSSTRLSELLEIRKEIYYRMVYSANNPLLNYDVLGGFHETDCEVLCKFLSNFLGIENTEKVFMEGGLYFSKETLDEIVEYFFRYLTASVESHKLDKELILLLSSATLKFDDAFDSYIDEKFDKEIMIDRYVSYYVEIKHIDISYGADSFLKKYLLSLYSDKKIDMQKISREAKERAYYEVYGRDIRLQTHNKETLSLIQFFQLDENSNRTDLRKKYKELLKKYHPDLNKFGLEKTKEVIENYKKLSAILK; encoded by the coding sequence ATGAACGAGAACAACAAGGCAGAGGCAACACTTTTCGATATAATCACAGAAATACAGTCTATTTCAGTTGAAGGAAAATGGTTTTTGTCTTCGACTCGTCTTTCCGAGTTATTGGAAATCAGAAAAGAAATCTACTACAGGATGGTCTATTCTGCAAATAACCCTCTGTTAAATTATGACGTATTGGGCGGGTTTCATGAAACAGACTGTGAGGTGCTCTGCAAGTTTTTATCGAATTTCTTAGGGATAGAAAATACCGAAAAAGTATTTATGGAGGGAGGGTTGTATTTTTCAAAAGAAACGTTAGACGAAATAGTAGAGTATTTTTTTCGCTATTTGACTGCAAGTGTGGAAAGCCATAAATTAGACAAAGAGCTAATCTTGCTTCTTTCTTCTGCAACTTTGAAGTTTGATGATGCTTTTGATTCTTATATTGACGAAAAATTTGATAAAGAAATTATGATCGACAGATATGTCAGTTATTATGTCGAAATTAAGCATATTGATATTTCTTATGGAGCTGACTCTTTTCTAAAAAAATATCTGCTTTCTCTTTATTCTGACAAAAAAATTGATATGCAAAAAATCTCAAGAGAAGCCAAAGAAAGAGCCTATTATGAAGTTTATGGCAGAGACATTCGTCTTCAAACACACAACAAAGAAACTCTCTCACTCATTCAATTTTTTCAATTGGACGAAAATTCAAATCGTACAGACTTGAGAAAAAAATACAAAGAGTTATTAAAAAAATACCACCCCGATTTGAATAAGTTTGGATTAGAAAAAACAAAGGAAGTTATAGAAAATTACAAAAAACTTTCAGCTATTTTAAAATAG